ATATCAGCTTATCAGTGATTTTTAATGAAGAGCAGAAGCTGGTTTTGCTGGGAAAGCTTCAGAATAAAATAAACTCAGAGGGATACATAAGAATTATATCGCAAAAGACCCGCTCGCAGCTCAAAAACAAAGAAGATGCGGTTGATAAATTATATAATATGCTTAGCAATGCGCTTATACCTGAAAAGAAGCGAGTAAAAACGAAACCGTCTCAAACCGCAAAGTTAAACCGGCTTGAATCAAAAAAGAAACACAGCCAGAAAAAACAAACAAGAGGAAGAAAGGATTTTGAAGATTAATTGGAAATCATAAAACCAAAAATATTTTCACAGTTTAAGAATCTTGTTTTTGGGTTCTCAACCATTAAAGGAGGCGTAAGTCCTTCTCCTTATAATCTGAATCTTGGTCTATCTGTCGGGGATAAAAAGGAGAATGTTGAAAAAAACCGGATATTATTTTTTGATGAACTGAACATTACGGCAGACAGAGTTAATTATCAGAAACAGATTCATTCAGATATCGTAAAGAAAATAGATAAACCCGGATTTGCCGGCGAGTGCGATGCAACGTTCACGGATAAGAAAAATATTTTTTTAACCGTAAGTGTTGCTGATTGCGTGTCGGTGTTTTTGTATGAACCAAATCATAATATTATAGCAGGGATACATTCGGGATGGAAAGGGACTTCACTCAATATTGTTGGAAAAGCAATCAGTGAAATTAAATCTTCTTTTAATTCACAAATTCACGATTTCACATTTCACTGTTATATTGCTCCGTGCATTTCACAGGGAAAGTTTGAGGTTGATAAAGACGTTGCGGATTTATTTCCGGAAGAATATGTAAAGTATGATAAAGAAAAAAATAAGTATTTTCCTGATTTGAAAGGAATTGTTTTAGCTCAATTGATTGGAGGCGGAGTTAAAAAAGAAAACATTGAGGCATCGGAGCTTTGCACGTTTTCCGAACCCGGGCTGCTGCATTCATATAGAAGAGACAGAGATAAATCAGGAAGAATGTATGGAGTGATAGGGACAATTGACAATTAGCAATGTGCAATTAACAATTATTAATGAATAATGGCAATGAATAATGATGTGTTGATTATGAAATTGTTCTTTGTTAATTGTAAATTGTTAATTGATTATGTAAGCGGGACGGGACAAAAACTTACTATAAATATAAAATAAGAAAACCAACCGAGTAAAACACGGGTTGTTCCGAGCGGAGCATTGAAATCCTGAACAATCGGGGGATGTATGATTTTAATTACGAAATAAATCAGTAAAGCCCATATTAACCATCCCACGGAACCAATTGAGATATCAAATCCAAGCGGGGGCAGCACTCCTAATGCCTGAAGTAAGTCGGGCAATCCAAGCAATCCGAAAAAGACAAGCAATCCAAATGTTATGTAAGCAACAAACTTGCTTTTGCTGCCGAACATAGCGTATGAAATATGACCTCCGTCAAGCTGTCCGACGGGAAGCATATTAAGTGCAGTGATTAACAAACCAAACCATCCTGCACACAAAAACGGATAGTGATAAACTTCATTCATCGGGGGCATAAAGACTGTTGGTGAAGAGGTAAAGATTTTTTCGAATGACCAGAATAGAATATTATAACCGAATGAAAAATTTCCGGAAGTCGGAATTCCTGTGGTTCTGTATTCGGGATGAATCTGATAAATATATTCAATGCCTGGTAACGTTGTGAAGCCTATTATTAAAACAATAATCGTGACTACAAATCCCGCTATGGGACCTGCAACAGCCATGTCAAACAATGCTTTGCGCGAACGAATCATTGATTTAATTCTTATGACAGCACCCATTGTCCCGAAGGGATTGAATTCAATGAATGGGAATGGAATGTAAAATGGAAGTGTAACATCTATCTTGTGGATTCTTGCGGCAATATAATGTCCGAATTCATGAGCGGTAATTATGCTCATAATGAGAACCGCATATAAAAGTCCTTTGGATAAATTAGAGAGCTCATATGGGCTCACGTTTGCCCATGCGGTTCCTGCAAACATTAAAGAAAAAAAAGTTGTAACAAAAAGCAAAATGTGAAGCCAATATTTCGGTTTGGAGCGTATGAAAGCATTATCTTCACGCGTGAAGAAAAGCTCCATCTTTTTTTCGGGATTCAGTTCGTGATTCTGTTCATGATTGTGGTCAGGGCTCATAAACAAAATTTGTTTAAATAATTTTGTTTATCAATTTAATAAGGGTTGCTTATATCCATCATCATATTTGAATATAACAAATTAATCTATAATCATATTAGCTTAGATTCCCGCCTTCGCGGGAATGACATAATAAGGTAGTTGAGAATTGAATTAACTTTAAAAAGAGGTTCATTTTGACAATCTTAACGAAATGTTAACATTGTTAATAATTATATAATAATATAGAAATATTTGGAAGAGAATTTTCAGCATCAGGAAATAAAAGTTAAGCAAGCGCCGTTAGCAAATCTTAATCCTATATTTTTTATAATACTGACTTTTTTTGTTGTGTTTATCACATACGTTGTGATTGGAGGGGTTTTAAGTGCTTTAATATCGGGCGGTGACTTAACCGAAATTAAGGATTTACAACTTACAAGGTTAACAATCCCGTTCACACAGTTTATGTTTCTTTTTCTTCCGGCAATAGCATTAAGTTATTTACAGGGAAATGAGTTTAAAATTTTTTTCCGGTTGAATGCACCGAAAAAAGATGTTTTTGTATACAGCCTAATTGGAATTGCTTGTATTCAGCCGACTTTACCTCTTTATGTGATGGTTCAAGATAAAGTTTTGTCTTCCATTCCCGGTATAAATAAGGTTTATTATGTTGTAAAGGATTTATATGAAAGCATTGATAAGTATATGCTTAATATTGTTTCGTCATATTCCATTAGTGAACTGTTGTTGGTAATTTTTATTATTGCAGTTACTCCTGCAATCTGTGAAGAATTTTTATTCCGTGGACTTATTCTGAAAAATCTTGAGAGAATAGCTTCAAAAGCAGTTTCTATTATAATATGCGGTATTTTGTTCGGACTTTTTCATTTTCAGCTACTGAATGCAATTCCATTAATAGTATTGGGAATTTATTTGTCATTAGTTGTTATCTGCACGAATAGTTTATACACGGCGATAATATGCCATTTTATATCAAATTGTTTTGCGGCATTGCAAGTATATATATACGGCAGAGAAAATTTTACGGGTGATTTTACGACGGATGAAACAACAACGACCATTTTATTGGGTATACCTTCATTAATTTTATCGTGTATTTGTATTTATTTTATAATAAAGTTTCGTTACAAAAAACCATTAATTATTCAGGAATCAACAGAAAACCTTGTCTAATACATTAACAAGAGTAATCGTCGGCATTATAGCAATTCCCATTTTTCTTTTTATAATTTATCAGGGTGGAATTTATTTTTTTATTTTATCGCTTTTGATTTCGGGAATTGCATTATGGGAATTTTATTCAATGTTCCAGCTGAAGGGATATAACGTATTTAAGTTTACAATGATTGGCGTATCATTGTGCTCGATGATACTTTATTATTATAATGGTATTCCTGTGTATTATTTTTTCATACTTATAGTTTTTTTATCAATTGTTTTTGAAATATTGAGAGGCAAAGGATTAAACCCATTCAATGTATTTATATCTCTATTTGGGTTCAGTTATATCGCTCTTCCGTTTATGTTCATGAATGTTATAGTGAACACTCCGGGTTTTAATTATTTAATTTTTATAATCATTCTCGTCTGGGTATGTGATACGTTTGCTTATTTCGGCGGGAAAATGTTTGGCAAACATCAGCTTTCCTCAATCAGTCCGAAAAAAACGATTGAAGGTTCGGTGATTGGATTTATCTTTACCATAATTTTTGCTCTCATTTTTTATTTTGCAGCTCCTGAAGTGACATTTATGAAAGCATTGATAATTGGGATTTTAGTAGGGATATTTTCCCAGGTGGGTGATTTGTTTGAATCGCTTTTGAAACGATATTGCGGGGTTAAGGATTCGTCGCATATTATACCGGGACATGGGGGCGTTCTGGACAGGTTTGATTCTTTAATTTTTATTATTCCCATAATATATTTATATGTTAATTTATTATAAATAAATTTGTATCAGTTCAGCAGATTTTAGTAATTAAATGTTTTGTGTTTTGATTTATTTTTGTTATTTTTAATTTATGGGTGCGCTATGTTTTTTCTGAAACATTGCAAGTCAAACCATAGTAGAATGAAATATTAATAAACTTGAAATATTTTTTTATAATTTTATCTTTGTAGAAAGAGGTAAATATTGACAAACTATTACGATTACCAATAAAGAAATTTTTCTAATGGCTAACAAAAAGAAAGAAACAAAAGCTTCAAAAAAAGAGGAAAACAAAAAAAAGAAGGGCAAGTCTGAGGATACAGATGAGGAATCTTTTAACCTGATTGATGACGACTATGAGGAAGATACATTTGTCGAAGAAGTCGATGAGGACGAAGAAGAGGAAGAATTTAAGCACTTTGTAGAGGAACACGACAAAGAATATAAAGATGCAAAAGTCGTCAAGGTCTTCGACAAGATAGGGAAGCCAAAATTCAAGAAAACAAATGAGCTTGATTCAGAAAAACTGAAAGATGAATACAAAAAGCTCATCTGCCTTCTTGATGATAAAAACATAATCATTCATTTTCAGAATGATTACCCTGTCAGTGAAAAATACCGTTTCATTACCGAGGAAGTATTCAATCAGGACATGGAAGATTTGAAAAAAGGCAACAATCACGTTAAGTTTATTTACGAAGATTTTCATCCCGAGATGATTGAAGAGGATGAGGATGAAGAAACCTTTTAATGGCACTCCGATACAGCAATCTTAATAATCTTGGCTCTCCGATTATTGATTTTTCTCTTAAGGGAACTGACGGGAATATTTATTCACTATCCGATTTCACGAATAAGAATGTCATCATTATTGCATTCATCTGCAATCATTGTCCGTATGTGAAAGCGGTTGTAAAACGCCTGTCAGAGCTTCAGAAGAAATATGCAGGCAAAGGAGTCCAGCTGATTGCAATAAATCCCAACGACCCGGCAATCTATCCTGAAGATTCTTTTGATAAGATGATTGAGTTTGCAAGGAAGCACGACTTCACTTTTCCTTATCTTGTCGATGATACTCAGGAAACTGCAAAGAAGTATGATGCAATATGCACTCCTGATATTTATGTGTATGATAAAGAACGCAGGTTAAAATACCGCGGAAGGCTTGATGATAACTGGAAAGAAGAAGAGAAAGTAATGGAGCGCGATTTAGAGAAAGCAATAAATTATCTTCTTGAGGGAAAAGAAATCGATTTCGAACAAGTGCCTTCGATGGGTTGTTCGATTAAATGGAAATAATTTTAAAAAATTAAATAACATATGCCAAATCTTGTAATAGTCCGTCACGGACAGTCGCAATGGAATCTTGAAAATAAATTCACCGGGTGGATTGACATTGACCTTTCGCCAAAGGGTATTGAAGAAGCTAATAAAGCGAGCGAGAGATTGAAGGATTATAAATTCGATGTTGCTTATACGTCGGATTTAGTGCGCGCACAAAGAACGCTCGACATAATTCTGAAAAATATTAATCAGGACAATATTCCCATTTCCAAAGATAAGGCTCTTAATGAAAGAATGTATGGTGATTTGCAGGGACTTAACAAAGACGAGACCAGACAAAAATTCGGTGATGAGCAGGTGAAAATCTGGAGAAGAAGCTATGACATCGCTCCTCCAAACGGGGAGAGTCTGAAAGACACTGCAGCAAGGGTTATTCCTTATTATGAAAAATACATTAAACCAGATTTGCTGGCGGGGAGAAATGTAATTATATCCGCACACGGCAACAGCTTGCGGGCATTGATGATGTATCTTGAAAATATGTCGAAAGAAAAAATTCTTGAAACTGAAATCCCGACGGGACACCCGATTTTATACAAGCTTGATGATAAATTAAACATTCTTGAGAAAAAAGAATTGTAATTTTGGCTCAGGCAAAAATAAAAAATATAATTTTTGATTTAGGCAATACTCTTATATATTATGATTTTTATTATTTTTATAACGGAGTTGCGCAGCTCGAGAGAAGATTAAATGTTAACAAGTTTGTAAAGCACATCACTGAACAAAAACTTGACCGTGATTTATTTACCGGTCGAATCAACCACAAGCAATTCTTCAAAATACTTAAAAAGAAATTTAATTTAAAAATCGGATTTAAAGATTTTATTTATTTGTATTCGGATATTTTCTGGGAAAATGCCCAGATGCTGAAGTTACTTGAGAAGCTTCTTGAGGAAAAAAATTATAAAGTTTTTTTATTGTCTAATACGGATTCCGCACATTATAATTTTATAGCTAATAATTACCCGATTATAAAATTAATTAAAAACAGGATTTTATCCTATAAAATCAAAATGGTGAAGCCGGAAAAGAAAATTTTTAAATATGTTATGAACAAATATGGGCTGAAACCAAAGGAGACGATTTTAATCGACGACGTTAAAGAAAACATTTTATCCGCATCAAAATGCGGAATAAAGACCATTCATTATAAATCCCACAAAAAATTCCAGAGAGAACTGAATAAGCTGTTGAAGTAAATTTTAACAACCCCTGACCCCTTTGCTAAGGGGGAATAAAAATATTTTTGAGCAGCCTAAATTATTTTATCAGAACCATTCTTTTTGTTTGAGTAAACCTATCTGAAATTAATTTATAAAAATATATTCCACTTGCAAATCCAGTAGCATTAAATTCAGTCTCATAAGTTCCAGATTCAAAGATCTCATTATCAATTACTTTTGCAATTTGTTTTCCAGTTATATCATAAATTAATATTGAAATTTTTGATTTTAGTGGAATTTCGAATTTAATTTTTGTTGACGGATTAAAAGGGTTAGGGTAATTTTGAAGAAGCGAATAAGTTTCAGGAATATTTTCAGATATTATATTAGCATAAGTAATACCTCTATTTGTTGTTTTAATTATAAGACCTCCTTCTCCCACGATATAGCCAGTATTTGAAGACGAAAAATATGCAGAAAAATATTCTCCAACTAATTTTTGTTGTGCTGGTTTCCACGTATTTCCAAAATCTAATGAAATCTTAAATTTTTCTTTACCCATTGTTGGGTCGGAATGTGGTTCGGATAATACAAATAAATATCCATCATTTTTTACTTCAATAGAATGAATATCCCCTGTATTCGGAGGTGTAATATTAATCCAAGAATCACCTCCATCTGTTGTTTTTAAAAGCAAACCATCAACACCGCTTTTTCCTCCCGCAAAACCGGTATTCTCATTAATAAATTCAATGTCATACAAGTAAGAATTTGAAAATGTATGAGTTAATATCCAGTTATCTCCATTATTTATTGTTTTACATATTTTTCCAGTATTATTAAATATATATCCACCGCAAACCCACATTGTATTTGTTCCACTTTTACAAATTCCGGAAGGATTAAATTGAGATAACACAGTTGGAGACATCCAATTATCACCAAAATTAGTAGTTCTATAAATTTTTCCTGCTTGATTTGCTTCGTTTCGACTTATGATGAAGCCGGTTGTAGTGTTTGTAAATTTAATCTTCCAAATTGATTCATAGTCATTTGTTGGAAAATTCTGCAACTGCCAATTTAAACCAGCGTTTTCAGTTCTAAAAACTTCATTAACACCCGATAAACCACCAACAGCCCACCCAAACTGGCTGTTTATAAAATCCATTGAGTTTAAAAAACTTGAACCTGTTGGATTTACTTCAACCCTTGTTAAAGTTTGGGCACCATCTACCGTTTTATAAATAGCATTTTCTCGCCCACAAATCCATCCTGTTTGGTCATTTAAAAAATATAGAGCTCTAAATTCATAATCAGAAGTATTAAAGTATGAAGTCCAATTTAAACCTTCATCAGTTGATTTATAGATCCCACCTAAACCATAATTATCAACTCCAAGCATTAAGTTAGGATTTTTAATATATACTAAGTCAACAACGGAAAGAGAAGAGTGTTGAAGCCAATTTATTCCGCTATTCGTAGATTTCCATAAGAAGGAATTACGGGTTAAATAAAATGTTAAATTATTGAGAAAGTTAATTTGTTTTAATTGCGAGTTTGAAGATGAGATTAGTTGTCCATTCCAATTAGTACCTCCATTTGTAGTATATAGAGCATTATATGAACCACTAACTCCAATCTGTCCAATAATCCAGCCTGTATTGTTATTTAAGAAATTTATTTGTTCCACAGTTAATTGTCCATTTGCTGAATAAATTGTATCCCAGGATTGACCACTGTTTGTACTTCGCGCCAGTTTTATAGGATCAGATTGATAACAATAAAGAATTTGATCTGTTAAAGCATAGAACATAAAAGTCGAAAAAGGGAGATTGACTAAAATCCAATTTGCACCATTATTAGATGTTTTATATACTTGCGAGGGAAACTGTTTTATTACAAACCCTGTGTTTTCATTAATTAATTTAGCAGAAAGAACATATTGCAATGAACCCAAATTAACTATTGACCAATTAATTCCTCCATTTGTAGTTTTTTGCAATATGTTATTAGGGGTTGATGATGAAGTAATCCATCCCGTTTCAGAATTAATAAAGGAAATGGAAGTGTATGAACCGTCAATATCAGCCGTACTTAAAGTTATCCAATTAATACCGTTATTTGTTGACTTTAAAATAAAATCCTTTGCGCCAATAATATATGTTATAGAAGATTCGGGAATTGAAAACATTTTATTATCAGTAGAATGGGCTTGCATTATTTGCCAACTACTTTGAGCGGTAACATTTGTATAAAACGCACAAATAATAAATAGTATTATTTTTTTCATAGGATTATTTTATTAACACCATTCTTTTTGTTTCCTGAAAATTATTTGTCTTTAAAGTGTAAAAATATATTCCGCTTGAAAAGTTTCCTGCGTTAAAATCAATTTTATAAGTTCCGGCGGATAAATTTTGATTTATCAATTCAGAAACTTCTTTCCCGTTTACATCATACACTTTCAAGCTTGTGAAGCTTGATTTGGCAATTTTAAATTCAATGCTCGTTGAAGGATTAAAAGGATTCGGATAATTTTGTTTTAGTAAAAATTTATCAGGAATAGAATTTGAGATTTGTTCTATATTAACTAAAGGAATATGCGCCCACCAGACACCACCGTTTGCACTGCCGGATGTTCCTGCAAAAATTCTATTATTTTTTGCAGCTAATGGTGTTGTTGAAATTGTAAATGCGCCATAATTTGACCAGTTAACTCCATCGTTTTGCGAAATGAAAACACCATTATTCCCACCGGTAAATAAAAATGCCGGTATTGTAACAGCCGTACTTGTTAGCCCTCTCATTGCAGAGGGAGTATTGGAAACTGTTGTCCAAGTGAGACCTTTATTTGTAGATTTGTCAAAATTATACGGGGCTGTTGTTGTAACCATGTATAAGTTTCCGTTTGGAGTTTGGGTTAAATTATATCCGTTTTTATTCGGGTTAAGGTTTGCACTGAAGGTTACACCAAAATCAGTCGAACGGTAAACTCCAATACCAGTTCCCGCACCGGATGAGACACCCACATAAATTATGTTTGCACTGTCCTTATCGACGAGAAGAGGAAGGCAATTTAACCCGACCATTGTTGCGCTTTCTGTCCAGTTAGCTCCGCCGTTTGTGCTTCTGAAAAACCCTGTTGATGTGGTTGCATAAACGTGATTGTTCGGTCCACATTTTATACCCTGAACATTTTTATTGGAAAAGTTTGAAGCATCAATAATCGTAAAAGTTTGTCCTGCGTTCGTTGATTTCAAGACACCCGTTGAATAATTGGCTACGTACATGCTATTGTTTGCATCGAAAGCAATTTCCCACATTGTTTGTCCTGAACCGATGTAAATCGTATCCCAGCTTAAACCCTCATTTGTTGATTTCCATATTCTTGAATTTGCTCCGGTTAATCCGCCCGCATAAATTGTATTTCCACCGGGTGGATGAATAGTAAGCGACCATACATTTCGTCCGTTAAGTGTCTGATGCCATTCGCCTCCGCTTTGAGCATTTGTATTTATTGATAAAATTATGAATAGAATTCCAGCGAGTATAATTGTTTTCATAAATTTGAGTTATTTATGAAAATATATTAAATATATTTGTTTCTTTTAAGGGAATTTTTGGCTAAAAGAGGCGGAGATTATAAGAAAAAGAGATATCTGACGCTGAACTGCCATGCACCGGGGCGTTTTTGGAGCTTAGTTTCCGCGTATTCATTTGAATGAAGAGGGAATTTATAGCCGCCCTCTATGATAAGAGAAGAATAAAAAATTGTCTGCAGACCTAGATAAGTATCCGCACGAAAACCGCCTGAGTTTGTAACTGTCTGGTTTAAAAATTTATTTTTTTCAAAAAACCATGCTTTGTTCTCAAGATATAAATTCAAATTAACTTCATCGAAGCTCTCATATTCAACAGGATATAAAAGATAACCGAATGCAAGTCCGAAGTCCCAATAGTTGCCGAATTTGAAATCGCTTTTAGGCATGTTGATATTATACCCTGCATGCGCGCTTACTGCAAGCTTATGAAATAAACCCGTTCCAATTATGTCGGAGCGCAGAGTGTAGTTATCAGTTGTGTGGAAATCTATTATTGGAACTGTTATGTCATTCACAAAATTAAAAACTTTTATGCGGTGACCGGGGTGAAGCTCATACTCAACCGCATCACTTACGATGGGTCTGGAATCAACGGGAATTCTGAAGCCAACCTGTCCTGCAAATCTTATATGCTGATTCCTGCTGTCGATATCATAAAATCTGTAACGCAGCATAGGTTCAAAATCACCTATGAATTTATATCCTTCATTGGTTGCGTAATAAAAATGATTGTATGAAGTCAACCGACCTGTAACACCGTAGTTAATTTCGAATGCGTTATGATAATATTTGAAATTATCATATACCATAATGTTATTGCGGACCTCAAGGCGACCTTTGGAAATATTTGCAGCGGCGGGAGAGTTTATGAAAAGTTCCTGAGCCTGGGTTTTGGATGCAATAAAAACAATAAATAAAACAATTAATATCTTTAACATATATCTCATACTACAAGTAATGAAAAGTAAATTCAAAGTAAAAAGTTCCCTCTTCCGTAAAACCTGAAATAAATCATAAAAAAAATGGGGCTTATTATGCCCCATTTTAATCACAAATTCAGAAATTTATAAAATTTATATGGTCGGTTGGAAGCTTCTGAGAATTTCTGCTGCCTGGTCAACCCAGCTTGATTTATAGTTAATCCATACATAAAAATATTGTGAAGGATAATCAGGGTGAATATAAAGAGCAACAAAAACAGGCAAGCCATTTTCTGCTGTTCCGTCGATGTAAACTCCCCAATAGCCGTTGTTATATAAATCGGTGTTCATTGTAGAATAAGAAACACCGCTGCGTCCAGCCCAGTCAGATAACTGACCCTGCATTTCGTCATAAGTTAGAGGCGAACCTGTCTGTGGGAAAATTGTAAGCCAGACATTATCATCACCTGCAGAAAATTTACTTCTGTTATTTTCTTCAACATAAAAACTTTTTGGAATACTGAACTTCATATCGTATTCACTCCAGTTGTATTGTGTCATCTGAGCAGATGCAACATTTGAAATAAATAATAATGCAAAAAACACTAAAATTACCGTGTAAATCTTTTTCATTGGGTTTTTTAATTTAGTTTTTAATTAGGATAGAATAAGAATTTATTAAATTATTCCAAGTTATATTACTTATAAAAAGGATATAAGTTCCTCATAAAAATAAATAAAAAAATGATGAATATACATTGAATTTACATTGCTTGAATATTTTACACTTTTGTATAGACAGAAAATTCTAAGGTTTGGACAAAAAATTCCGCTGAAAATAAAAATGATTTTCGGTATCTTTAATGTTTACACTTAAATAATTATGGCTAAGACTAAGAAACAGAAAAACGGAAAGATGGCAATAAACGGCACAGTGAACAATTTATCAGACCCGAAAAGAAACATTGTCATCAGAGGTGCTCATCAGCATAATCTTAAAAACATAAATATAGACATTCCTAAAAATAAGCTTGTTGTTGTTACGGGTGTGAGCGGTTCGGGAAAATCGTCACTTGTATTCGATACTATTTATGCAGAAGGACAGAGAAGATACGTAGAGTCATTGTCATCTTACGCAAGACAGTTTCTTGAAAGAATGAACAAGCCGGAGGTTGATTACATTGCCGGACTTGCGCCTTCG
The DNA window shown above is from Ignavibacteria bacterium and carries:
- a CDS encoding YCF48-related protein gives rise to the protein MKKIILFIICAFYTNVTAQSSWQIMQAHSTDNKMFSIPESSITYIIGAKDFILKSTNNGINWITLSTADIDGSYTSISFINSETGWITSSSTPNNILQKTTNGGINWSIVNLGSLQYVLSAKLINENTGFVIKQFPSQVYKTSNNGANWILVNLPFSTFMFYALTDQILYCYQSDPIKLARSTNSGQSWDTIYSANGQLTVEQINFLNNNTGWIIGQIGVSGSYNALYTTNGGTNWNGQLISSSNSQLKQINFLNNLTFYLTRNSFLWKSTNSGINWLQHSSLSVVDLVYIKNPNLMLGVDNYGLGGIYKSTDEGLNWTSYFNTSDYEFRALYFLNDQTGWICGRENAIYKTVDGAQTLTRVEVNPTGSSFLNSMDFINSQFGWAVGGLSGVNEVFRTENAGLNWQLQNFPTNDYESIWKIKFTNTTTGFIISRNEANQAGKIYRTTNFGDNWMSPTVLSQFNPSGICKSGTNTMWVCGGYIFNNTGKICKTINNGDNWILTHTFSNSYLYDIEFINENTGFAGGKSGVDGLLLKTTDGGDSWINITPPNTGDIHSIEVKNDGYLFVLSEPHSDPTMGKEKFKISLDFGNTWKPAQQKLVGEYFSAYFSSSNTGYIVGEGGLIIKTTNRGITYANIISENIPETYSLLQNYPNPFNPSTKIKFEIPLKSKISILIYDITGKQIAKVIDNEIFESGTYETEFNATGFASGIYFYKLISDRFTQTKRMVLIK
- a CDS encoding T9SS type A sorting domain-containing protein — its product is MKTIILAGILFIILSINTNAQSGGEWHQTLNGRNVWSLTIHPPGGNTIYAGGLTGANSRIWKSTNEGLSWDTIYIGSGQTMWEIAFDANNSMYVANYSTGVLKSTNAGQTFTIIDASNFSNKNVQGIKCGPNNHVYATTSTGFFRSTNGGANWTESATMVGLNCLPLLVDKDSANIIYVGVSSGAGTGIGVYRSTDFGVTFSANLNPNKNGYNLTQTPNGNLYMVTTTAPYNFDKSTNKGLTWTTVSNTPSAMRGLTSTAVTIPAFLFTGGNNGVFISQNDGVNWSNYGAFTISTTPLAAKNNRIFAGTSGSANGGVWWAHIPLVNIEQISNSIPDKFLLKQNYPNPFNPSTSIEFKIAKSSFTSLKVYDVNGKEVSELINQNLSAGTYKIDFNAGNFSSGIYFYTLKTNNFQETKRMVLIK
- the pgeF gene encoding peptidoglycan editing factor PgeF — protein: MEIIKPKIFSQFKNLVFGFSTIKGGVSPSPYNLNLGLSVGDKKENVEKNRILFFDELNITADRVNYQKQIHSDIVKKIDKPGFAGECDATFTDKKNIFLTVSVADCVSVFLYEPNHNIIAGIHSGWKGTSLNIVGKAISEIKSSFNSQIHDFTFHCYIAPCISQGKFEVDKDVADLFPEEYVKYDKEKNKYFPDLKGIVLAQLIGGGVKKENIEASELCTFSEPGLLHSYRRDRDKSGRMYGVIGTIDN
- a CDS encoding CPBP family intramembrane glutamic endopeptidase — its product is MEENFQHQEIKVKQAPLANLNPIFFIILTFFVVFITYVVIGGVLSALISGGDLTEIKDLQLTRLTIPFTQFMFLFLPAIALSYLQGNEFKIFFRLNAPKKDVFVYSLIGIACIQPTLPLYVMVQDKVLSSIPGINKVYYVVKDLYESIDKYMLNIVSSYSISELLLVIFIIAVTPAICEEFLFRGLILKNLERIASKAVSIIICGILFGLFHFQLLNAIPLIVLGIYLSLVVICTNSLYTAIICHFISNCFAALQVYIYGRENFTGDFTTDETTTTILLGIPSLILSCICIYFIIKFRYKKPLIIQESTENLV
- the arfB gene encoding alternative ribosome rescue aminoacyl-tRNA hydrolase ArfB produces the protein MSEKEFKERLQAESIIQAVRSGGKGGQNVNKVSTKVELLFNISLSVIFNEEQKLVLLGKLQNKINSEGYIRIISQKTRSQLKNKEDAVDKLYNMLSNALIPEKKRVKTKPSQTAKLNRLESKKKHSQKKQTRGRKDFED
- a CDS encoding 2,3-bisphosphoglycerate-dependent phosphoglycerate mutase — protein: MPNLVIVRHGQSQWNLENKFTGWIDIDLSPKGIEEANKASERLKDYKFDVAYTSDLVRAQRTLDIILKNINQDNIPISKDKALNERMYGDLQGLNKDETRQKFGDEQVKIWRRSYDIAPPNGESLKDTAARVIPYYEKYIKPDLLAGRNVIISAHGNSLRALMMYLENMSKEKILETEIPTGHPILYKLDDKLNILEKKEL
- a CDS encoding phosphatidate cytidylyltransferase; protein product: MSNTLTRVIVGIIAIPIFLFIIYQGGIYFFILSLLISGIALWEFYSMFQLKGYNVFKFTMIGVSLCSMILYYYNGIPVYYFFILIVFLSIVFEILRGKGLNPFNVFISLFGFSYIALPFMFMNVIVNTPGFNYLIFIIILVWVCDTFAYFGGKMFGKHQLSSISPKKTIEGSVIGFIFTIIFALIFYFAAPEVTFMKALIIGILVGIFSQVGDLFESLLKRYCGVKDSSHIIPGHGGVLDRFDSLIFIIPIIYLYVNLL
- a CDS encoding site-2 protease family protein; this encodes MSPDHNHEQNHELNPEKKMELFFTREDNAFIRSKPKYWLHILLFVTTFFSLMFAGTAWANVSPYELSNLSKGLLYAVLIMSIITAHEFGHYIAARIHKIDVTLPFYIPFPFIEFNPFGTMGAVIRIKSMIRSRKALFDMAVAGPIAGFVVTIIVLIIGFTTLPGIEYIYQIHPEYRTTGIPTSGNFSFGYNILFWSFEKIFTSSPTVFMPPMNEVYHYPFLCAGWFGLLITALNMLPVGQLDGGHISYAMFGSKSKFVAYITFGLLVFFGLLGLPDLLQALGVLPPLGFDISIGSVGWLIWALLIYFVIKIIHPPIVQDFNAPLGTTRVLLGWFSYFIFIVSFCPVPLT
- a CDS encoding thioredoxin family protein; the encoded protein is MALRYSNLNNLGSPIIDFSLKGTDGNIYSLSDFTNKNVIIIAFICNHCPYVKAVVKRLSELQKKYAGKGVQLIAINPNDPAIYPEDSFDKMIEFARKHDFTFPYLVDDTQETAKKYDAICTPDIYVYDKERRLKYRGRLDDNWKEEEKVMERDLEKAINYLLEGKEIDFEQVPSMGCSIKWK
- a CDS encoding HAD-IA family hydrolase; translated protein: MAQAKIKNIIFDLGNTLIYYDFYYFYNGVAQLERRLNVNKFVKHITEQKLDRDLFTGRINHKQFFKILKKKFNLKIGFKDFIYLYSDIFWENAQMLKLLEKLLEEKNYKVFLLSNTDSAHYNFIANNYPIIKLIKNRILSYKIKMVKPEKKIFKYVMNKYGLKPKETILIDDVKENILSASKCGIKTIHYKSHKKFQRELNKLLK